A single Cyclopterus lumpus isolate fCycLum1 chromosome 15, fCycLum1.pri, whole genome shotgun sequence DNA region contains:
- the LOC117744169 gene encoding apoptosis-stimulating of p53 protein 2-like isoform X3 — MRYEAKMMPMFLTVYLSNNDQHFTEVPVTPETLCRDVVELCKESGEADCHLSEMWRGSERAVGDGERMLDVLQRWGQHRAEVRFFLRHNRAPGRESGGPRGSEQKRNGVKGPQDRRMENGVATPRMDMTLAELQEMASRQQQQIETQQQLLASKEQRLRYLKQQEQRQQQQASEQEKLQRLRENIENQETRLKKVRALKGQVEQKRLSNGKLVEEIEQMNNLFQQKQRELVMAASKVEELSRQLELLKNGKMDNCHDNQSSVAELDRLYKELQLRNKLNQDQNSKLQQQREGLNKRNLEVAAMDKRIIELRDRLWKKKAALQQKENLPNGYPGKERPSKDTHLQVPSDGQAGQQSGPSRVAAVGPYIQSSTMPRGPVRHDLLVKPAYPDGIATLPAHEPQSKAGTALQPSKLGDRGSSGPESNTNGHGPASTLPRMTSHSNANTEQDETELKRDRKVRPFSMFEPTEAPATSLRKNQSSDDLVRDAMLAPKAPVKVPPPVPTKPKGPGVVPYGKPGLNTGTFPKTKPHSQQPQAAQGRNPLPSSQSQTLPLPSKQDIPPAATVRPFTPELPGSKDSSINKPQTVAASSIYSMYTQQPGSGKPFSQPVVQGALNRSQSRTNGFVSVYGKPVIPGGGSLHPENPYMDRRSPGLESDIDYNGTNNVGPSPSEGPQTETERIPRPLSPTKLLPFISNPYRHQSDGDLEALRKKLYNAPRPLKKRSSITEPEGPAGPNIQKLLYQKTTLAAMETVTTPTTPTYAGEAEKAAEGSVGPHVPSHLSSAENHPSEIGQTLEGGQLPSHIPGAKVPVPGPAEQTKPPSAIHEREHIIPPPPPSHPAPRPDDALFPPPPLAGLEDAMANLPPPLPEGFLEEFPPYPPPPYPSGAEQDSLGEDTFNMTAPEVTGQVTLPPGKRTNLRKLDSERIDHDMRVKFNPLALLLDSSLEGEYDLVQRIIYEVEDPSQPNDEGITALHNAVCAGHTEIVKFLVQFGVNVNAADSDGWTPLHCAASCNNVQVCKFLVESGAAVFAMTYSDMQTAADKCEEMEEGYTQCSQFLYGVQEKMGIMNRGVVYGLWDYNGENPDELKFREGDCMTIVRREDEDEIEWWWAHMGDTEGYIPRNLLGLYPRIKPRQRTLA; from the exons ATGTTCCTGACAGTATACCTCAGTAACAATGACCAGCATTTTACTGAGGTTCCTGTTACCCCGGAGACGCTGTGCCGGGACGTGGTGGAGTTGTGCAAGGAGTCAGGGGAGGCAGACTGTCACCTCTCTGAGATGTGGCGTGGATCTG AGCGAGCTGTCGGTGACGGTGAGAGGATGCTGGATGTGCTCCAACGATGGGGACAACACAGGGCAGAGGTGCGCTTCTTTCTGCGCCACAATCGAGCCCCTGGCAGGGAATCGG GTGGGCCAAGAGGCTCAGAGCAGAAGAGGAATGGAGTGAAGGGTCCCCAAGACAGAAGAATGGAGAATGGg GTGGCAACACCCCGGATGGACATGACGCTGGCCGAACTACAGGAGATGGCTTCCAGACAGCAACAACAAATAGAAACTCAACAACAGCTCCTTGCTTCCAAG GAGCAGCGACTGCGCTACTtaaagcagcaggagcagcggcagcagcagcaagccTCTGAGCAGGAAAAGCTACAGCGCCTCAGAGAGAACATCGAGAACCAGGAAACTCGGCTCAAGAAGGTCCGGGCCCTCAAGGGCCAAGTGGAGCAGAAACGCCTCAGCAACGGCAAACTGG tgGAAGAGATAGAGCAGATGAACAACCTGTTCCAGCAGAAGCAGAGAGAACTAGTGATGGCTGCTTCCAAGGTGGAGGAGCTTAGCCGTCAGCTAGAGTTGCTCAAAAATGGCAAAATGGACAACTGCCATGACAACCAGAGCTCGGTGGCTGAACTAGACCGTCTCTACAAGGAACTACAG CTGAGGAATAAGCTCAACCAGGATCAAAACTCTAAgttgcagcagcagagagagggtCTGAACAAACGCAACCTGGAGGTGGCTGCGATGGACAAACGGATCATTGAGCTCCGAGATCGGCTGTGGAAGAAGAAGGCCGCGCTGCAGCAGAAGGAGAACTTGCCT aaTGGCTACCCTGGTAAAGAGAGGCCTTCAAAAGACACTCATCTTCAG GTTCCCTCTGATGGTCAAGCCGGACAGCAGTCGGGTCCGTCTCGTGTGGCGGCGGTTGGCCCATACATCCAGTCGTCCACCATGCCTAGGGGCCCAGTAAGGCACGACCTACTTGTAAAACCGGCCTACCCAGACGGCATCGCCACCCTTCCAGCCCACGAGCCACAGAGCAAGGCCGGTACAG CCCTTCAGCCATCCAAGCTGGGAGACCGGGGCTCTTCAGGCCCAGAATCCAACACCAACGGTCATGGTCCAGCTTCAACACTGCCCCGAATGACCTCTCACTCCAACGCTAACACAGAACAAG ATGAGACGGAACTGAAGAGGGACAGGAAGGTGCGTCCATTTTCCATGTTTGAGCCAACTGAGGCTCCCGCCACCTCCCTACGCAAAAACCAGAGCAGCGATGACCTGGTCAGGGACGCTATG TTGGCTCCCAAAGCTCCAGTCAAGGTGCCTCCTCCTGTTCCCACAAAACCAAAAGGCCCTGGTGTCGTGCCCTATGGCAAACCAGGTCTCAACACAGGCACCTTCCCCAAAACCAAGCCACACAGCCAGCAGCCCCAAGCTGCACAGGGCCGCAACCCTCTCCCATCTTCACAGAGCCAGACACTCCCCCTACCCTCCAAGCAGGACATTCCACCTGCAGCCACCGTACGGCCCTTCACCCCAGAGCTGCCCGGCTCCAAAGACTCCAGCATTAATAAGCCCCAGACCGTAGCGGCCAGCTCCATTTACTCCATGTACACTCAGCAGCCTGGCTCAGGGAAGCCCTTCAGTCAGCCTGTTGTGCAGGGCGCGCTGAACAGGTCTCAGAGCCGCACCAATGGATTTGTCAGTG TGTATGGCAAACCAGTAATCCCTGGTGGAGGCTCCCTACATCCAGAGAACCCTTACATGGACCGGCGGTCCCCCGGCTTAGAATCGGACATTGACTACAATGGAACCAACAACGTCGGTCCCAGCCCGTCTGAGGGTCCCCAAACAGAAACAGAACGCATCCCTAGGCCCCTCAGCCCCACCAAGCTGCTCCCCTTCATCTCCAATCCCTACAGGCATCAGAGTGATGGCGACCTGGAAGCCCTGAGGAAGAAGCTCTACAATGCACCAAGGCCCTTGAAGAAACGCAGCTCCATCACTGAACCAGAGGGTCCTGCAGGGCCCAACATTCAGAAACTCCTCTACCAGAAGACCACACTGGCAGCCATGGAGACTGTGACTACACCAACTACTCCAACCTATGCTGGTGAAGCAGAGAAAGCGGCGGAGGGATCAGTGGGGCCACATGTTCCAAGCCATCTGAGTAGTGCAGAGAACCACCCATCAGAGATAGGACAGACTCTGGAGGGAGGACAGCTGCCATCTCACATCCCAGGTGCTAAAGTCCCTGTTCCAGGCCCCGCTGAACAGACCAAACCACCTTCAGCCATCCACGAGCGCGAGCACATtatcccacctcctcccccatctCACCCAGCCCCCAGGCCAGATGATGCTCTTTTCCCACCACCACCCTTAGCTGGCTTGGAGGATGCAATGGCCAACCTGCCTCCTCCACTTCCGGAAGGCTTCCTGGAAGAGTTCCCCCCCTACCCACCACCCCCATACCCCAGTGGAGCAGAGCAGGACAGCTTGGGAGAGGACACCTTTAACATGACGGCCCCTGAGGTCACTGGCCAGGTCACGCTACCACCG GGAAAGAGAACCAACTTGCGCAAGCTTGACTCTGAACGCATTGATCACGACATGAGAGTAAAATTCAACCCACTGGCTCTGCTGCTGGACTCTTCTCTGGAGGGAGAGTATGACCTGGTCCAGAGAATCATCTATGAA GTGGAAGATCCCAGTCAGCCCAACGATGAAGGAATCACTGCCCTACACAACGCTGTCTGTGCCGGACATACAGAGATTGTCAAGTTTCTGGTTCAGTTTGGTGTCAACGTCAATGCTGCAGACAGTGACGGCTG GACACCTCTTCACTGTGCTGCATCCTGTAACAATGTGCAAGTGTGCAAGTTCCTGGTGGAGTCTGGTGCAGCAGTGTTTGCTATGACTTACAGTGACATGCAAACGGCAGCTGATAAATgtgaagagatggaggagggctACACCCAGTGCTCCCAGTTCCTCTATG GTGTGCAAGAGAAGATGGGCATCATGAACAGGGGAGTGGTCTACGGTCTGTGGGACTACAATGGCGAAAACCCCGATGAACTGAAATTCCGCGAGGGAGACTGCATGACCATCGTTCGaagggaggatgaggacgagatAGAATGGTGGTGGGCGCACATGGGTGACACTGAGGGGTACATTCCCCGCAACCTCCTGGGG CTCTATCCCAGAATAAAGCCAAGACAGAGAACCCTAGCTTAA
- the LOC117744169 gene encoding apoptosis-stimulating of p53 protein 2-like isoform X4 produces the protein MFLTVYLSNNDQHFTEVPVTPETLCRDVVELCKESGEADCHLSEMWRGSERAVGDGERMLDVLQRWGQHRAEVRFFLRHNRAPGRESGGPRGSEQKRNGVKGPQDRRMENGVATPRMDMTLAELQEMASRQQQQIETQQQLLASKEQRLRYLKQQEQRQQQQASEQEKLQRLRENIENQETRLKKVRALKGQVEQKRLSNGKLVEEIEQMNNLFQQKQRELVMAASKVEELSRQLELLKNGKMDNCHDNQSSVAELDRLYKELQLRNKLNQDQNSKLQQQREGLNKRNLEVAAMDKRIIELRDRLWKKKAALQQKENLPNGYPGKERPSKDTHLQVPSDGQAGQQSGPSRVAAVGPYIQSSTMPRGPVRHDLLVKPAYPDGIATLPAHEPQSKAGTALQPSKLGDRGSSGPESNTNGHGPASTLPRMTSHSNANTEQDETELKRDRKVRPFSMFEPTEAPATSLRKNQSSDDLVRDAMLAPKAPVKVPPPVPTKPKGPGVVPYGKPGLNTGTFPKTKPHSQQPQAAQGRNPLPSSQSQTLPLPSKQDIPPAATVRPFTPELPGSKDSSINKPQTVAASSIYSMYTQQPGSGKPFSQPVVQGALNRSQSRTNGFVSVYGKPVIPGGGSLHPENPYMDRRSPGLESDIDYNGTNNVGPSPSEGPQTETERIPRPLSPTKLLPFISNPYRHQSDGDLEALRKKLYNAPRPLKKRSSITEPEGPAGPNIQKLLYQKTTLAAMETVTTPTTPTYAGEAEKAAEGSVGPHVPSHLSSAENHPSEIGQTLEGGQLPSHIPGAKVPVPGPAEQTKPPSAIHEREHIIPPPPPSHPAPRPDDALFPPPPLAGLEDAMANLPPPLPEGFLEEFPPYPPPPYPSGAEQDSLGEDTFNMTAPEVTGQVTLPPGKRTNLRKLDSERIDHDMRVKFNPLALLLDSSLEGEYDLVQRIIYEVEDPSQPNDEGITALHNAVCAGHTEIVKFLVQFGVNVNAADSDGWTPLHCAASCNNVQVCKFLVESGAAVFAMTYSDMQTAADKCEEMEEGYTQCSQFLYGVQEKMGIMNRGVVYGLWDYNGENPDELKFREGDCMTIVRREDEDEIEWWWAHMGDTEGYIPRNLLGLYPRIKPRQRTLA, from the exons ATGTTCCTGACAGTATACCTCAGTAACAATGACCAGCATTTTACTGAGGTTCCTGTTACCCCGGAGACGCTGTGCCGGGACGTGGTGGAGTTGTGCAAGGAGTCAGGGGAGGCAGACTGTCACCTCTCTGAGATGTGGCGTGGATCTG AGCGAGCTGTCGGTGACGGTGAGAGGATGCTGGATGTGCTCCAACGATGGGGACAACACAGGGCAGAGGTGCGCTTCTTTCTGCGCCACAATCGAGCCCCTGGCAGGGAATCGG GTGGGCCAAGAGGCTCAGAGCAGAAGAGGAATGGAGTGAAGGGTCCCCAAGACAGAAGAATGGAGAATGGg GTGGCAACACCCCGGATGGACATGACGCTGGCCGAACTACAGGAGATGGCTTCCAGACAGCAACAACAAATAGAAACTCAACAACAGCTCCTTGCTTCCAAG GAGCAGCGACTGCGCTACTtaaagcagcaggagcagcggcagcagcagcaagccTCTGAGCAGGAAAAGCTACAGCGCCTCAGAGAGAACATCGAGAACCAGGAAACTCGGCTCAAGAAGGTCCGGGCCCTCAAGGGCCAAGTGGAGCAGAAACGCCTCAGCAACGGCAAACTGG tgGAAGAGATAGAGCAGATGAACAACCTGTTCCAGCAGAAGCAGAGAGAACTAGTGATGGCTGCTTCCAAGGTGGAGGAGCTTAGCCGTCAGCTAGAGTTGCTCAAAAATGGCAAAATGGACAACTGCCATGACAACCAGAGCTCGGTGGCTGAACTAGACCGTCTCTACAAGGAACTACAG CTGAGGAATAAGCTCAACCAGGATCAAAACTCTAAgttgcagcagcagagagagggtCTGAACAAACGCAACCTGGAGGTGGCTGCGATGGACAAACGGATCATTGAGCTCCGAGATCGGCTGTGGAAGAAGAAGGCCGCGCTGCAGCAGAAGGAGAACTTGCCT aaTGGCTACCCTGGTAAAGAGAGGCCTTCAAAAGACACTCATCTTCAG GTTCCCTCTGATGGTCAAGCCGGACAGCAGTCGGGTCCGTCTCGTGTGGCGGCGGTTGGCCCATACATCCAGTCGTCCACCATGCCTAGGGGCCCAGTAAGGCACGACCTACTTGTAAAACCGGCCTACCCAGACGGCATCGCCACCCTTCCAGCCCACGAGCCACAGAGCAAGGCCGGTACAG CCCTTCAGCCATCCAAGCTGGGAGACCGGGGCTCTTCAGGCCCAGAATCCAACACCAACGGTCATGGTCCAGCTTCAACACTGCCCCGAATGACCTCTCACTCCAACGCTAACACAGAACAAG ATGAGACGGAACTGAAGAGGGACAGGAAGGTGCGTCCATTTTCCATGTTTGAGCCAACTGAGGCTCCCGCCACCTCCCTACGCAAAAACCAGAGCAGCGATGACCTGGTCAGGGACGCTATG TTGGCTCCCAAAGCTCCAGTCAAGGTGCCTCCTCCTGTTCCCACAAAACCAAAAGGCCCTGGTGTCGTGCCCTATGGCAAACCAGGTCTCAACACAGGCACCTTCCCCAAAACCAAGCCACACAGCCAGCAGCCCCAAGCTGCACAGGGCCGCAACCCTCTCCCATCTTCACAGAGCCAGACACTCCCCCTACCCTCCAAGCAGGACATTCCACCTGCAGCCACCGTACGGCCCTTCACCCCAGAGCTGCCCGGCTCCAAAGACTCCAGCATTAATAAGCCCCAGACCGTAGCGGCCAGCTCCATTTACTCCATGTACACTCAGCAGCCTGGCTCAGGGAAGCCCTTCAGTCAGCCTGTTGTGCAGGGCGCGCTGAACAGGTCTCAGAGCCGCACCAATGGATTTGTCAGTG TGTATGGCAAACCAGTAATCCCTGGTGGAGGCTCCCTACATCCAGAGAACCCTTACATGGACCGGCGGTCCCCCGGCTTAGAATCGGACATTGACTACAATGGAACCAACAACGTCGGTCCCAGCCCGTCTGAGGGTCCCCAAACAGAAACAGAACGCATCCCTAGGCCCCTCAGCCCCACCAAGCTGCTCCCCTTCATCTCCAATCCCTACAGGCATCAGAGTGATGGCGACCTGGAAGCCCTGAGGAAGAAGCTCTACAATGCACCAAGGCCCTTGAAGAAACGCAGCTCCATCACTGAACCAGAGGGTCCTGCAGGGCCCAACATTCAGAAACTCCTCTACCAGAAGACCACACTGGCAGCCATGGAGACTGTGACTACACCAACTACTCCAACCTATGCTGGTGAAGCAGAGAAAGCGGCGGAGGGATCAGTGGGGCCACATGTTCCAAGCCATCTGAGTAGTGCAGAGAACCACCCATCAGAGATAGGACAGACTCTGGAGGGAGGACAGCTGCCATCTCACATCCCAGGTGCTAAAGTCCCTGTTCCAGGCCCCGCTGAACAGACCAAACCACCTTCAGCCATCCACGAGCGCGAGCACATtatcccacctcctcccccatctCACCCAGCCCCCAGGCCAGATGATGCTCTTTTCCCACCACCACCCTTAGCTGGCTTGGAGGATGCAATGGCCAACCTGCCTCCTCCACTTCCGGAAGGCTTCCTGGAAGAGTTCCCCCCCTACCCACCACCCCCATACCCCAGTGGAGCAGAGCAGGACAGCTTGGGAGAGGACACCTTTAACATGACGGCCCCTGAGGTCACTGGCCAGGTCACGCTACCACCG GGAAAGAGAACCAACTTGCGCAAGCTTGACTCTGAACGCATTGATCACGACATGAGAGTAAAATTCAACCCACTGGCTCTGCTGCTGGACTCTTCTCTGGAGGGAGAGTATGACCTGGTCCAGAGAATCATCTATGAA GTGGAAGATCCCAGTCAGCCCAACGATGAAGGAATCACTGCCCTACACAACGCTGTCTGTGCCGGACATACAGAGATTGTCAAGTTTCTGGTTCAGTTTGGTGTCAACGTCAATGCTGCAGACAGTGACGGCTG GACACCTCTTCACTGTGCTGCATCCTGTAACAATGTGCAAGTGTGCAAGTTCCTGGTGGAGTCTGGTGCAGCAGTGTTTGCTATGACTTACAGTGACATGCAAACGGCAGCTGATAAATgtgaagagatggaggagggctACACCCAGTGCTCCCAGTTCCTCTATG GTGTGCAAGAGAAGATGGGCATCATGAACAGGGGAGTGGTCTACGGTCTGTGGGACTACAATGGCGAAAACCCCGATGAACTGAAATTCCGCGAGGGAGACTGCATGACCATCGTTCGaagggaggatgaggacgagatAGAATGGTGGTGGGCGCACATGGGTGACACTGAGGGGTACATTCCCCGCAACCTCCTGGGG CTCTATCCCAGAATAAAGCCAAGACAGAGAACCCTAGCTTAA
- the LOC117744169 gene encoding apoptosis-stimulating of p53 protein 2-like isoform X2, with product MFLTVYLSNNDQHFTEVPVTPETLCRDVVELCKESGEADCHLSEMWRGSERAVGDGERMLDVLQRWGQHRAEVRFFLRHNRAPGRESGGPRGSEQKRNGVKGPQDRRMENGVATPRMDMTLAELQEMASRQQQQIETQQQLLASKEQRLRYLKQQEQRQQQQASEQEKLQRLRENIENQETRLKKVRALKGQVEQKRLSNGKLVEEIEQMNNLFQQKQRELVMAASKVEELSRQLELLKNGKMDNCHDNQSSVAELDRLYKELQLRNKLNQDQNSKLQQQREGLNKRNLEVAAMDKRIIELRDRLWKKKAALQQKENLPPQMPCHSELTHANNGYPGKERPSKDTHLQVPSDGQAGQQSGPSRVAAVGPYIQSSTMPRGPVRHDLLVKPAYPDGIATLPAHEPQSKAGTALQPSKLGDRGSSGPESNTNGHGPASTLPRMTSHSNANTEQDETELKRDRKVRPFSMFEPTEAPATSLRKNQSSDDLVRDAMLAPKAPVKVPPPVPTKPKGPGVVPYGKPGLNTGTFPKTKPHSQQPQAAQGRNPLPSSQSQTLPLPSKQDIPPAATVRPFTPELPGSKDSSINKPQTVAASSIYSMYTQQPGSGKPFSQPVVQGALNRSQSRTNGFVSVYGKPVIPGGGSLHPENPYMDRRSPGLESDIDYNGTNNVGPSPSEGPQTETERIPRPLSPTKLLPFISNPYRHQSDGDLEALRKKLYNAPRPLKKRSSITEPEGPAGPNIQKLLYQKTTLAAMETVTTPTTPTYAGEAEKAAEGSVGPHVPSHLSSAENHPSEIGQTLEGGQLPSHIPGAKVPVPGPAEQTKPPSAIHEREHIIPPPPPSHPAPRPDDALFPPPPLAGLEDAMANLPPPLPEGFLEEFPPYPPPPYPSGAEQDSLGEDTFNMTAPEVTGQVTLPPGKRTNLRKLDSERIDHDMRVKFNPLALLLDSSLEGEYDLVQRIIYEVEDPSQPNDEGITALHNAVCAGHTEIVKFLVQFGVNVNAADSDGWTPLHCAASCNNVQVCKFLVESGAAVFAMTYSDMQTAADKCEEMEEGYTQCSQFLYGVQEKMGIMNRGVVYGLWDYNGENPDELKFREGDCMTIVRREDEDEIEWWWAHMGDTEGYIPRNLLGLYPRIKPRQRTLA from the exons ATGTTCCTGACAGTATACCTCAGTAACAATGACCAGCATTTTACTGAGGTTCCTGTTACCCCGGAGACGCTGTGCCGGGACGTGGTGGAGTTGTGCAAGGAGTCAGGGGAGGCAGACTGTCACCTCTCTGAGATGTGGCGTGGATCTG AGCGAGCTGTCGGTGACGGTGAGAGGATGCTGGATGTGCTCCAACGATGGGGACAACACAGGGCAGAGGTGCGCTTCTTTCTGCGCCACAATCGAGCCCCTGGCAGGGAATCGG GTGGGCCAAGAGGCTCAGAGCAGAAGAGGAATGGAGTGAAGGGTCCCCAAGACAGAAGAATGGAGAATGGg GTGGCAACACCCCGGATGGACATGACGCTGGCCGAACTACAGGAGATGGCTTCCAGACAGCAACAACAAATAGAAACTCAACAACAGCTCCTTGCTTCCAAG GAGCAGCGACTGCGCTACTtaaagcagcaggagcagcggcagcagcagcaagccTCTGAGCAGGAAAAGCTACAGCGCCTCAGAGAGAACATCGAGAACCAGGAAACTCGGCTCAAGAAGGTCCGGGCCCTCAAGGGCCAAGTGGAGCAGAAACGCCTCAGCAACGGCAAACTGG tgGAAGAGATAGAGCAGATGAACAACCTGTTCCAGCAGAAGCAGAGAGAACTAGTGATGGCTGCTTCCAAGGTGGAGGAGCTTAGCCGTCAGCTAGAGTTGCTCAAAAATGGCAAAATGGACAACTGCCATGACAACCAGAGCTCGGTGGCTGAACTAGACCGTCTCTACAAGGAACTACAG CTGAGGAATAAGCTCAACCAGGATCAAAACTCTAAgttgcagcagcagagagagggtCTGAACAAACGCAACCTGGAGGTGGCTGCGATGGACAAACGGATCATTGAGCTCCGAGATCGGCTGTGGAAGAAGAAGGCCGCGCTGCAGCAGAAGGAGAACTTGCCT CCTCAGATGCCCTGTCATTCAGAGCTCACCCATGCCAAC aaTGGCTACCCTGGTAAAGAGAGGCCTTCAAAAGACACTCATCTTCAG GTTCCCTCTGATGGTCAAGCCGGACAGCAGTCGGGTCCGTCTCGTGTGGCGGCGGTTGGCCCATACATCCAGTCGTCCACCATGCCTAGGGGCCCAGTAAGGCACGACCTACTTGTAAAACCGGCCTACCCAGACGGCATCGCCACCCTTCCAGCCCACGAGCCACAGAGCAAGGCCGGTACAG CCCTTCAGCCATCCAAGCTGGGAGACCGGGGCTCTTCAGGCCCAGAATCCAACACCAACGGTCATGGTCCAGCTTCAACACTGCCCCGAATGACCTCTCACTCCAACGCTAACACAGAACAAG ATGAGACGGAACTGAAGAGGGACAGGAAGGTGCGTCCATTTTCCATGTTTGAGCCAACTGAGGCTCCCGCCACCTCCCTACGCAAAAACCAGAGCAGCGATGACCTGGTCAGGGACGCTATG TTGGCTCCCAAAGCTCCAGTCAAGGTGCCTCCTCCTGTTCCCACAAAACCAAAAGGCCCTGGTGTCGTGCCCTATGGCAAACCAGGTCTCAACACAGGCACCTTCCCCAAAACCAAGCCACACAGCCAGCAGCCCCAAGCTGCACAGGGCCGCAACCCTCTCCCATCTTCACAGAGCCAGACACTCCCCCTACCCTCCAAGCAGGACATTCCACCTGCAGCCACCGTACGGCCCTTCACCCCAGAGCTGCCCGGCTCCAAAGACTCCAGCATTAATAAGCCCCAGACCGTAGCGGCCAGCTCCATTTACTCCATGTACACTCAGCAGCCTGGCTCAGGGAAGCCCTTCAGTCAGCCTGTTGTGCAGGGCGCGCTGAACAGGTCTCAGAGCCGCACCAATGGATTTGTCAGTG TGTATGGCAAACCAGTAATCCCTGGTGGAGGCTCCCTACATCCAGAGAACCCTTACATGGACCGGCGGTCCCCCGGCTTAGAATCGGACATTGACTACAATGGAACCAACAACGTCGGTCCCAGCCCGTCTGAGGGTCCCCAAACAGAAACAGAACGCATCCCTAGGCCCCTCAGCCCCACCAAGCTGCTCCCCTTCATCTCCAATCCCTACAGGCATCAGAGTGATGGCGACCTGGAAGCCCTGAGGAAGAAGCTCTACAATGCACCAAGGCCCTTGAAGAAACGCAGCTCCATCACTGAACCAGAGGGTCCTGCAGGGCCCAACATTCAGAAACTCCTCTACCAGAAGACCACACTGGCAGCCATGGAGACTGTGACTACACCAACTACTCCAACCTATGCTGGTGAAGCAGAGAAAGCGGCGGAGGGATCAGTGGGGCCACATGTTCCAAGCCATCTGAGTAGTGCAGAGAACCACCCATCAGAGATAGGACAGACTCTGGAGGGAGGACAGCTGCCATCTCACATCCCAGGTGCTAAAGTCCCTGTTCCAGGCCCCGCTGAACAGACCAAACCACCTTCAGCCATCCACGAGCGCGAGCACATtatcccacctcctcccccatctCACCCAGCCCCCAGGCCAGATGATGCTCTTTTCCCACCACCACCCTTAGCTGGCTTGGAGGATGCAATGGCCAACCTGCCTCCTCCACTTCCGGAAGGCTTCCTGGAAGAGTTCCCCCCCTACCCACCACCCCCATACCCCAGTGGAGCAGAGCAGGACAGCTTGGGAGAGGACACCTTTAACATGACGGCCCCTGAGGTCACTGGCCAGGTCACGCTACCACCG GGAAAGAGAACCAACTTGCGCAAGCTTGACTCTGAACGCATTGATCACGACATGAGAGTAAAATTCAACCCACTGGCTCTGCTGCTGGACTCTTCTCTGGAGGGAGAGTATGACCTGGTCCAGAGAATCATCTATGAA GTGGAAGATCCCAGTCAGCCCAACGATGAAGGAATCACTGCCCTACACAACGCTGTCTGTGCCGGACATACAGAGATTGTCAAGTTTCTGGTTCAGTTTGGTGTCAACGTCAATGCTGCAGACAGTGACGGCTG GACACCTCTTCACTGTGCTGCATCCTGTAACAATGTGCAAGTGTGCAAGTTCCTGGTGGAGTCTGGTGCAGCAGTGTTTGCTATGACTTACAGTGACATGCAAACGGCAGCTGATAAATgtgaagagatggaggagggctACACCCAGTGCTCCCAGTTCCTCTATG GTGTGCAAGAGAAGATGGGCATCATGAACAGGGGAGTGGTCTACGGTCTGTGGGACTACAATGGCGAAAACCCCGATGAACTGAAATTCCGCGAGGGAGACTGCATGACCATCGTTCGaagggaggatgaggacgagatAGAATGGTGGTGGGCGCACATGGGTGACACTGAGGGGTACATTCCCCGCAACCTCCTGGGG CTCTATCCCAGAATAAAGCCAAGACAGAGAACCCTAGCTTAA